CCCTGTGCCCGCAGCCAGGCCGGTGGCAGCCGCGGGGCTCGGCCCTGCCCGGACAGCGGCGGCAGCCCCTGAACCCGCCCGCAGAATTAATTGAAACTCAGTTGAGGACTCTCAGGCTGCCCGAGATCTCCCCGTGCCAACCCAGCGCCGGTGGCCGGGAGAAGCCGCGGAGCCTCTCCCTGGGAGCCAGCCCGGGTGAAATGGGGTCTTCTCCATCTCTGAAGCTGCAGGTGGGAAGCAGGACAGGGGAGTCAGGGGATCTGGGGGGTCCCAGAGGCAAACGGCACCTTGGCCCCTGACGGGGGACAGTTCCCGGAgcgggctctgctccagcccttcgGAGCAGCTGCAGTTGGAAGAGCGGGATTTGCCCAAAGCAGAGCTCCgagggctgggaagggtttAGCCGAGGCCGGATCAGCTCCGTGCTCCGGGAGGAGCACATCGGCCTCAGgcgcagctgctcctcctcggGAGGTCTCgtccccagctggcagcagcatctGAACCCAGCTGGGGCCCACACCAGACCCCTCAGGGCACTGAGAATTCTTCCTTCTGTCCAATTACttaatttcctgtttctttcagcGCTTCTGCACCATCCCTCATCTGCCACCTCCTGCCAGGGCCACCggcagggaagggcaggtgGCACCCTGGACCCCGACCCTGCTGGCATGCAgggggtgattttttttgctttaatcgAACCAGGGCTTCGGTGAGGAAAGGAGAGGCTGGTGCTCtacacagcagctccccagcaccaCACACCACCAcggtttttttttccacaaatcaTTGGTTTAttagaaaggtttttttccctcattttacagcatatatatatatttatatatatatcttatGTGACAAAGTTAAATACAGTCTGTTGATGCTCGTTAAGTAATGACAGGTTAATTATTTTAGCGCTATCCTTATGTCCAAAAACCATTCCCTGCCCACAGTGTGACGAGGCTGGGGCACGGACGGGCCCTACGAAGCTCAGCTCTGACAGTAACACTGAATTGTTCGGTATTTACAGGAAATTTGAGTCCCTTTTTTGTGACTGCTGTCACTCTGACCTGCTCCAATTTCTCGTTTACACGGTGAGAGAGCTCAGGGGGTTTTGATCCTTTGACTTCGCCTGGTCTTGTGCTGCACTccgggaggggacagggaagaggatgaggatggggaaggggacagggaaagggatggggaTGTCACCGCACCCCCACACTGCTCTGGAATCCCTCTCCCCAGCGGTGGTGGCCCAAGGGCTGTGACACCTGCAATGCCTGTGAGGGGGGACAGCAGCCGCCCATCCCCTGCACTGGGGCGGGGAAGCTCCCACGGGCAGTGTCACCCGAGCCAGGTGATGCAGGGAGAACTGGGAAATCCCTGATGGACCAAGGTGGGGTAACCTCATGCGTGGGATGGGAGCAGTCCCAAGGCacctcctgcacagcagggtCTGCGTGTTACTGCTTCCAACAGGGAGGGGcgagagggaaggaaaggaaaggaaagaggaaaacaaaagggcTCTCTATGCTCTGGGAGCACcctgaattcctgctgctccccaggctgccccagtgcccaTTCCTATGGCAGGGAGGAACGCAGCGTTACCTGCCAGAGCCACTGCCACCCCCACAGCCCTCACCTTGCCCAAGTGTCACCTGttgattttttcttctgcaaaattctaaatgaagattttgtttgtttgtttgtttttacattttatagtacataaaaacttcaaaaatacaTGAGCTTGGTAAAATATACATGCTTAGCTGTTCTGCATCTAGCTGAAACTATAAATTGAACCTTTACAAGTGTCTTGGGTCACCTACAGCAAACATATTTACACAGAAGCCACCAGAACAAGTACCACTAAGAACTGGctgtaaaaaatattattgcGATATACTACAAATGTAACCTTTGATAGGAGCTACAAAAAGCAGCATCTTTGTTTACAGAGTTCAGTGCAAttctttacattaaaaaaaaaaaaaaaaaaaaaaaaaaagattcctaTAAATTAATAAGGAAACCATCAGTGTTACAGAGGAAAGAACACGCTTTACAtcccggccgcgctcccccATCCTCTGTATTGCTTCAATTCCTAGCaggattttccttctctctcccatCCAAGTGCCTCCTTCCCAACACCACAGAAGATGGAActcagagtgattttttttcccccctttcagAACAGTGGTCAAAGCCCAGGCTGGAATCCTGACCCGAGAACCTCTCTCCAGTCTGGGATATCCAGGCAtggtcccagcacaggggaacACAGGTGCAGGATGGAGAAGGACGGGAGCtctgggcacacacacagagctcctcctcctctttacAGTAAGCTCTTACTTCCACTTTTGCTGCTCACACCAAGAAAAACCCACGTGTGCAGTGACAGAGGCCAAGGAACCTCTTGCAATGCCTGAAAACTGAGGCCTCCAGTGCCTCTGCAGCCAACAGCTCCCGACGTTCCATCGCCAATTACAAGCTGGATTCAATCATGCTATTTTACTTAGATGACCTcattaaaaggatttttagagATCCTATTAGTGCGTATGAAACCTCATTTATCATATACAAGGTGGCAGAAGGAAGATGACCAAGTGTGAGaatccagggggaaaaaaaaagcctttccaAGTGTCTCGCTGTTCGAAAGGTGAAATGGTTCTTCCGGAGCGGTGCTGCTGCGTGCACGGAGGAGTCAGAGTGAGACATCCCTGGGACACAGCCAACGGCCCAGCCCTCGAGCCTCCGGCTTCTTTGGCTGCTCAAGGGTGAAAGGAAATGCTCAGGCCTCACCTGCCCGCTGGCTCGACTCCAACCCCTTCCCGAAACGCCAAATATACTCCTTCCTCCGAGGTTCCTTCATTTTGTCCTTCATGTGCCGTGGCTGGGTGGATGCTGCAAGTCCTGTCCTGAGAAAATGGGGTGCAGCAGGGGATGGAGGTGCAGGGCTGtggcggcagcggcggccgcgggccTCGGAGCCAGGAGGGTCGGGTAGAGAGCGTGAGGGACAGGGTGGAAGGTGAAGGGGCCCGGGTGGATGGCGGACGCCGGAATGATGTGGATGGGGTGGCTGGCCAGGAACGTGGCGGGGTGCCCCGGAATAATCGAGTGGGTCAGGTGGGACAAGGAAATGGGGGTCAGGTGTGGCTGGGGGATGTGGTGGACCTGAGCGAGGGGCTGCGGGTGCGGGTGGGGGTGGATGccgatggcggcggcggcggcggcagcgtGGTGCTGCAGGATGGCGTGCTGCACCGTCGTGATGGACGTGGCCGACGCCGCCGCCGGCTGCTGGATGTGGATGGGCTGCAGCGCGGGCGCGGCCGGCGCCAGCGCGGCCGAGGCGGGGAAGGCCTTGACTTGCttggccagcagctgctgctggatgtgctgctgggcGGCCTGCTGCAGCTTGCTGTACTTCTCCATCTCCTCGGGGGTGAAGGTGATGGGCTGGCTCTCCAGCGGGGCTAGAGAGGAATCTTCTCCCCCCTCCCGATCCCCTTCTATGCTCGGCTCCCCGCTCTGAGGCACATAGCCAGGAAAGTGCTCAACGTCTGGAACTAAGGGCATCATAGCGGTTTCCACTGGGACCGGCTGGTTGCCCCCATCCATAGGCTCCAGCCCGTCGCCGTCGCTCGGATCCGAGAGGAAGTTGTGTGGCATGACCAGATCTCTGGAGCCAAAGCACTCGGGGAGCGCCGGCGCATCCAGGGGAAGGGATGGCATCTCCACGGAGGCTTCGTCACGTTTCTGCTCATCCAGAGGTTTGTCCTGAATTACCATCACCACATCTTCCAGGAGAGACTGGCTGGCCAGCTGACCCTCCTCCATGCCTTGGGAACCATCCTCAGCATctgacagctcctgctcctcgcCCCTCTCCAAGCCAGACTCCTCGTATCTTTTGGAGTTCGGTTTCCGAATGGTTGGCAACTTCCCAATTAAGGGCAGAACCGGTTTGTTGCCTAAGGAGGGAGGCAGTTTGGGGCCAAAGTAGCCCTGGGGAGGATCTTTGAGCTTTATGCCCACCTTGTTTGCCCCTGACAGCACCTCGTCAGTGACGCAGGGCTTCTTCTCAACCTTCCTGGACTGCACCTTTTCCAGGAGCAGCTTTGCAGTGACGGAGTTCCTCTCCTCAGGACTGCAGTCCCCTTCCGAGGCCCGCCCCGTGCCAGAGCCGCTGCTGTTCTGGGACAGGGAGCCAGATCCTTTCGGATCCTCTCCTTTGCCATCCTCCTTCTTTGGCAGCGACCCCTCACCTCGGCCTGTCCGGAAATAGTGAGGAGACTGGGAGCGATAGATCTTGGACCTGATGAAGTCCCTTCTGCCAGACCTTCGCTCCTCGGGGCTCTCGTGGCCCCGTGAGCCCTTCCGCGACAGAGACCTCTGCGAGTGGCTGCGGGTGCTGCGGCTGCGGTCCCGGCTATAGCTGCGGCTGCGCTTCCAGCTGCGGCCCGTCACGCTGCGGCTCCTCCTCTTGCTCCGACTgcggctgcagctgctgctgcggcTCCTGCCCCGGCTCCTGGATCTTGACCTGCCTCGAGGGTGGGTTCGGCTCCTGCTCCGACTCCTGGATCTGCTCCTGCTCGAGCTGTAGTCATCTTCCGACGAGGAGTATTTGCGCCGCTTCGAGCGGTGGTTTGAGCTGTTGTAGTCGGAGTCGTCCTCCGAGTCCTGGGAGCGCTTGGAGTGGCAGCGGGAGCGGTCGCTGTAGTCGCTGTAGCTGTCGTCCGAGTAGCTCCTGTGGTGGCTGTAGCGGCTGTGCTCCGAGGACGCGTCCGAGCTGGTGGAGTAGGACCTGTGCGAGGAGTGCCTGCGGCCCGAGCGGGAGCGGCTGCGGGAGTGCTCGCTGCCCGAGTCGTAGTCATCGCTGTACTGCGACGGGGACTTCTGGTGGCCGCGCTTGCCGGGGGAGCCCTCGTCGCTGTCGTAGTCGGCGCTGCTCTGCCGGCTCCGGCGGCTGCTCTGGGCCTGGGACAGAGCCGGGCAGCGCCTCCTGGCACCGGgcacctgctgcagctcagccttgtGTCTTTTACTGCCGTGCTCTTGGCAGGAGTTACCCCCGTCTTCTTTTTTACCGCTGCTTCCCTCCTCAGCAGACAGGGATTTCCTCTGGGACTCCTGGGAGCATCgctttttcttctggaaatgaCTGCAGTCTTCTGACAGTTCAGGTTTCAGTGCCCGATCTGACTCTGTCGAAAGGGAGGATTTACCTTTTTTGTGCCTGTGCCTTTTCCGTTTCTTGGGtttctcttcccccagctcAGCTTTCCGGGCCTTCTCCTCAGCTTCCTCCTTGTGTTTGCGCTTGTGTCTGCTGGActttttgtgcttctttttctttttgtgtttatgGGACCTCCCAGATTTACTCTTACCTGTTATACTCTTACTGCTGTCCTCCCCATCTCCCTTACCGACGCTTCCCAGACCGGACTCCTGCTTGCTCTgggatttgttttccattttttgagCAGAACTGTTCCCTACACTTTCAGCCTCCTTGGCTTTGCTCATCTCACCAGGTTCTGTGCTCTGAGCACTGTCTTTACAAAGCCCTCCTGGATCCTTGGACTtctcagcccctttcccttttgcATCCTTGTTACGGGAGAGCTTGAAGTCGAAGTACAGGGGGTTGCAGCTGTAGGACACAGAGGGCTCAGCTTTGGTGAAGATGAGCAGCTCTGAAGGCCACTGCAACGTCGTGCTCTCATCCTTACtcagaacagggaaaaaaggtcCCGTGGGGTGCTTTGGTCCCTCAGAGCCATCTCTGCAGCccgaggcaggaggaggagcagtgTCTGGCTCAGGGGGATTGCTCTCTGGATCGTGCTTGCTCTCCTGTGTATTTTCATTCTCTGGGATGTCTTTTCGTTCTGTTTTGCCCTGCTGAGCCGCACTTTCAGTAGTACTCTGCACCTTCTGCTGTCCCGTGCTCTCAGCAGCCTTTTCTGTGTGCTtgctgggttttggtttgggggaaCTCCCCTTTTTCACTTCGTGCGCGTtttttttgttcacattttCTGCTTCCGTTTGCTCAGTAGCTTTCATGAAAAGCAGGAACTGAAAGTTGGGCTTTACTTTACAGTGGGCCGGGGGGATGTAGTGGTAATATTCTGGTTCCACAGCTGTTGGTCCATCTTCTCGCCTCATCTTCTTCAGTTTGGATAAGGTGCTGGCCAGAGCCCCGCTGTCCTTGTCATGCTGGTCATCATCCTCCATCTTGCCATCAGAATTATTGGCGCCTTCACCCTCCCCAGACTTCTGCAGGCTGCCAGCCTCCGAGGACCCCCTCTCATCACCTTTTGCCCCATCTGCAGAATTGGACTCGTCCACGTGGTCCTTGAAAACAGAAGCGATGGTCTCCAGCTTCACTGGGGTCTTCTTGGCGAAGGAAAAGGACACTCCGATCTTCTGCAGCGGAGTTCCCAGAGAGCTCTTAATGCCAAAGCTGATGGCCTGTGCCCCCTGGGCAGGTGTCTGACCTGGCATCACAGTGCCTTGTCCAGTGTTGAGGAAGCCTCTGTCAGTGGTCATCTCTGTGGCCTGGCCAGAGCTGGTCTGGACGAAGGAGCCACTGTTGGCTGCAGAATCATCGTCATCTCCACCTTCCTCGTCCACAGCCACCGTGGTGGTCCTGAACATGGGCCCACTTCCAGGAGCACTGCAacaggggagagagaaaacacagctgaCTGCTGTCCCTGGGCCTCTGCAGCAGGATCCATCCCTCAGCAGAGGCAATCTTGCACAGTTCAAGTGCTCTTGAACCCAGACGCatgcatttaaatattattatacAGCCACTCAAAGCTTTTAACAACATTAAATTACTGAAGAAAATACCTATTGCTGGATAAAGCAAATTTGGGATACTCTGCATGATCAGTTTAGTGAACTCACTGCTACCAAAACCACAGCATGAGCCCCAAACACTGTGAAGCTTTGCCCTCAAAGCCTGTGCAGTATCCCAGGGCGGGaatgccagcccagcccagggctgcagccccccggGCTCCAGGGGACCACCCAGACTCACCACTCCGgctgcctcctctgctcagcCAGCTCGTGCAGGCGCCGCAGGGCTTTCTCCTGCTTCCTCTCATCTTTCCGGGATCTCGACGAGACATTGCGAGCAAATTCCCTTTGCTTGAGATCCTTCAACCTCTGAGGCAAAAGAAAGCGGGGACGAATCAGATCAAAGGTGTTTGTGGTTTATCCAAGAGCAGCTCTTTGCTGTAGCACTGGAAATTGCAGTGTCAAGCCCCTCCCCAGGGACATTTATTGAGCCAGGATGGAGCAACAGCATCTTAGCTCAACAAATCCCACGGAGCACGCTGCCATCCTcccagcagctgaaggaaaagacaACTGGTGGTCACTTTTGGCTATGACTTCAAGTTCTGCGCATACCCCCTTCCAATCAACACTACTGTTTTCTTTAGCATGGACAACAAAGCTGATTTCGAAGCAACAAGCAAAttctggaaggaaaaggggaaaagaagaaggatTGTTTACTTTGCTGCTCTTGCAGGGTGCAGATGTACTTGACAAACAGTGCGTGACACGAGTCAAGAGCACGGGCCAAAGGACAGGAGGGATTAGCTGGTGCCAGAGTTACCCAGGAATGACATCTGACAAAAGCAATGTACCGTTACATTGGAGAAGGAGCCAAAAATCCCATGCAAATGATTTTGTAAGCAAATACAGAATACAACATACACCACAACCAGTTACTTGTTTTCCTGACAGTAGTTCTGAGAGGGTCAAGAAACAAACTGCTCTAAAGGCAGGAGGGTCTCTGGGGGTTGAATACTTTGGGGGGCAGAAGCACCAAGTTCCCCAGAAATATTAGCATGAGGAAGCAAACTCAGTCCCAAGGAATTTCAAACATCCTAATATCACTGAGGAAATCTAGGTAGTCATTTCTAATAGGAAATAAACATCCAAGACTTCAGAACATTTTGGAAAGTCCTTGTCTCAGAGCACTAGaagaggctgctgcttttccttggaaTATATGTGGATATTCACAACATTTTTTTAGAGTGCTCTACAGAAGTTTAAGTAACAGAAAGCAACAAAGACAAACCTCTACCATCCTAAAGGGACTCATTGTTCTTTTTTAGTGCACAATTCAAAACCTTTTCAAAGGGCCCAGTTCCAGAACGCATCCTGTACTCAGCTTTTGGAAGaagtttcatgtttttcaggCATTTCATGCAGGGCCTGGGAGACTAACGGGACTCAGAGCAGGAGTCACTTTGGAACAATTCTTGTACAGGATGTACAAATCACTGGTGAATTCTAAATACTTCTGGCTGGCTGACTCTGCCTCTTTCCTGGAGCAGAGTCAGACTGCCACACACAGAAACAGTGGATCTGGAAACCAACCCAAAGCTCAAATTAGAGGAATTAAGCTGGCCCAATGTAAAGAGAACATTGCTTTGTGAAAAAGGGAGCGATTGGACAAGACAGAGGATTCTCTTACCTAATTGTATTTACTAAATGTGGTTGATTGTTACCAAAATCAGAGGGGaggacacacaaaaaaagataCAACTACAGACACCAGTAGAAAGAAACTCACTCTTGTGATCTGGACTCCCAAATTAGAAGGGTTTGCTTTCAATACATCAGCTGAAAATGTCacatcacaaagaaaaaaagaaagtaaaaatataacaagagtggaaaagaggggaaaaaaaaaaacaaaaaaccccaagcaagcATTACTAGTGAGCTGTGGGGGAGTGTGCCAGCTATTCTACAGAGCAGGAGTGGAGCCAGTGGAGCCACGGGACCGAGACAGGGTCTGGAGCAGGGGGACACACACGGACACGCACGGACACAGCAATGATCCCACCTGGAACAGCAGAACTACTTTCACCAGGACAAGTAAAGGGCTCAAGGGTTTTGTGGTGTATGTTAAATGttaaagagtaatttttttcccaagaggaaggaaaaaaaaaaaaaatagatggaCAGAGCAATGCTATCAGCTTTTTCATGCTGATTTCAAAAGTGTGTCTGAAATGCTCTGGGAAGTTACAGCCACCAACAGCTGACAGAACTATCCAATGGGGGCTGATGCCAAATCTCGAGATCACTCATCCATTTGGAAAAAAGTATGACCCAGCTATTTACACGAGACATGAACTGTGACCTTTTCCTCTCAAGAGGAAGGTGCCACGGTGCACTCAGagccccctgtgcccccaggcACGGTCCTGATCAACCCCCAGGACACAGACTGGGCCCAGAGCTGTTGGGAATGATGCAGCTGCCCCCAGGCTCTCCTGCCTCCATTACATGGCAATTTGCAAGCCGACAGAATTAAACGCCCACTATTAAATGCTGACCTTTGTGTCTCTGCTCCCCAAACCTCCCACTctcaacactgaaaatttagAGGTGTGAAGCAAATGAACTACCTCAAAGCACTGTAACTCTGGAATATTCACCACAGCAACTCCCAGCTGCACAAAACCTGGACCCTTTAGGCTGACAAACCACTGGCCCTGGTGTCAAGAATGCTGAGAATTTGGTACTTCCAAAACTGGGGAAGAGTTGGTCTGGTTTCCAAAGGATCAAGAGATCTCAAGGCTGAGTTTCTTTTTGTCACACAGGAGTCAGGAGGAAAAAGAGTCTTGCTGGGGAAGTACAGGATAGAAAGGCTCACAAATGAACCACGCCAGCTCCTTGGAAATGTAAAATACGGAACAGAACACAGCTCAGCTTCTTAAGACTGACCTAAACCAACACATCTATTATCAGAAATGACTCCAGATGTGCAAGAGACCTGGCTGGACTGCATTATCTTTCCTAAATGCACCCtggcagagggaaaggggggaaaacaGGAGCCCACACTGCTCATCTGAAAGAACAACCTACTGCAGGAATGAAAAATGCCCAGAACTTCACAAAATAACCTCTAACTCTCACCTCACTTATTGTTTCGAATATGTCACTGAATCCAGTGATTGATCCCCTCAAAGACTGGATGACCAATTCACTACAACCCTGCCCAcccaccctgctccccagtCCTGACTGGGAAGGAGCAATCTGAAGCCTGAAGTACAACTGCAGTGGGTGAAGGGAGCACATGGAGCACTGAAATGCTGCTCACACACTTCCAGGTCTCAGCCTGTCCCGGAAATAATTTGATCTAAACAGATACTTAAGCTCAGCTTACACTAAAGAAATTTCCATCTAATCATGAGGAGAGTCTTTGTTATTCTAATCCCCCAAAAACCTCTAAATGACTTTTTTGACCACACCACTTGTGTGGGTGTGAGGGAGGCCGGAGGAGCACGGAACTGCCCCTTCACCAGCACCACGGACAAATTCCAACAAGGATTTAACAAAGCCGCTCAACCATCCTCAGGGAGCTTCTCTCCTCCACAAGGAATCCTGAGAACTCATACTTTTGGGGTGAATCCTCCCTTTTTAAGTCTTCCCATTGTGCTTAGCAAGACAATGATTTTTTCAACTATCAAACCCATATTAAAGCAAACACATGCTTCATGTGCTACTACAGGATTTCAAAATTAAGgggcatttttttctccactggCAGCATGTTTTCTGAGGAAGCAGCAGTTGATCTAATCAGCAACTTCCTTTCAAACTGCAGGATCATGGGGACCATAAAGCCAAGGAATATTCTGCTGGTTTATTACTTCAGCTGTAAGAAGGGCCCCACTGCAGTGACCAGCAGTGACACAAATCACCAGCACTCACATCAAACTTCTCCAGATTTCCACATGCTTTAGGCAGTAGTTCACTACCTCCAGCCTTCCTGGGGTTTATTAATAGCTGCCACCCCCCTCAGCTTCGGAACAAAGAATTGTATTTTAAGTTTCCAGTCTTGTTTCTAACAAAATTCCAAACTCGCCTCCACTTTTCCACAGGAGTGCAAATCGAGCTCCTAAAGAGCAGGTTTGGTATCACATCTGCAGCTACCgctgggctgcagcacaaaGAGGCCACAGTGCTGGATTATCTCCCAATCCCTGCACGGCTCAGGAGAGGCCAAACTGGCAAACACCACTAGTACCTTCCAATTCTCACAAATCAGCTTAAACCAGCTGCACTACAGCACTAATGAAAAGCTCCTGAGAGCCCACCCCAGGCACAGCAAAGTGGGGAAATCCAGGGAGTCAGGAACTGTTGCAACAGGAAAACCACTGGACCATCACAGGATGTCCTAAGTAGGAAGGAACCcccaaggatcatccagtccaacccctggccctgcagaggcACCCCTGCagtcccaccctgtgcatccctggagctctgtccaaaggctcctggagctctggtgCTCTCGGGACCATGGAAAAACTCAGCACCCCCCAGATTCTGCTGATGGTAGCAGGTAAGACttccccagcacccagctgggGCGCAGAGCTTTACAGGCTCAAGACCAGCAGTCAATGGATTTTGTTTAAGGGGACAAAGCCACACAGCATCACTGAACTGAGGCCCACTGAGAGACATTCTTTGCCTAAAAGTGCAGAGCAGAAAGAGCCCCTGTTATCCTCACAAGTCAAAAGCACTGTCACACTCTCAGCAGACCTGAAGATGTGAGACTTTCATGCCAGATCTCATATTGAGATGGGTCAGAGCAGATCCACCTCTGGGGCTCgaggcaggaggcagctcccATGACATCAGAGCACCCTCCTCCCTGGCCATTGTTCTCATATTCCTCTGCCAAtccacattaaaataaaataataataatgtactTTTCATTCTGTGCCAGCAGATTTCTGGCTTTCTGAACTTTTGATGTCTGCTCAATTCTTTGCCACAAAAGCTTCTGGGAGTGAACGACACCATTAAACACAAGCTCAAAGGATGGCAACCTTGATCATTTTATTGAAGTGAGAACACAAGCCTGGCTTACCTTTGGTCATCAATATTCTTTGCACACTTATAAGTGAAGTGAAAAGAACAGAGGGGAAATGGACTgcaaattctgttttatttcatcttaATTTCCTCCCTGGAAGGAATCAGTATTTTTCTTAGCTGGGTTAAGAAAAATatagaatgggttgggttggaagagaccttaaagctcacccagtcccaccccctgccatggcagggacaccttccactgtcccaggctgctccaagccctgtccaacctggccttggacgctgccagggatccaggggcagccacagctgctctgggcaccctgtgccagggccttccCCACCCTCACTGGGGAGGATTTCCTCATCATCTCTAATCCAAACCTACTCCCTTTTCAGGTAAATCCATTTCCCTTTGTTTtatcactccatgcccttgtccaaagtccctctccaatTCTCTTATAGCCCCTTTATTGTTAACTGGTGGGTTTTCTGAGGGCAAAGCATTTCTGGAGCAGAAGAACCTCCCATGTAACACCAAGTACCTCAGAGATTCCCTCCTCACTCTTCCCCATTCAGGCTGTGCTTGGAGGCCCAAGGTTTTGGAAATCCCAAGTTTCCCCAAAACACAAACTTCAGGCTTTGCATTCAGAGTATTCCCCAACCCCAGCAGCGACTGTCTTGGTAATTTTATTGTGCTTGAACAAATCCTTCCCCCTTGGCATGAGAAGCAAAGATGCAGTTAATTAGGGCACAAAGAGAACTGCACATCTATACTTTCAGTTCTGAGTTCCACCCTCTTTCTCAAAGAACTTCTTTATGGAATACACTCCCTTTGTCCTTTTACAAAGTGAATCTAGGCAGAATTAATCACCTACACCTCCAAAACACCACACACTTAGGGAAAAAACCAGCAACATAAAAGCCTGCATTTCAATGCTGGTTTGTGTTCTCCCAGGGAACCTGGCACAGGTTCACTCAGGAAACACGTTTGTTCTTCACAGGGAATGCAGAAGGGGAATGTTTTGATTCTGTTGGGTCAGTGACTCAGTCAACAGCTCGAGCCCTCAGCAGGCACACGAGCAGAACGAGGTGACAGTGGGAGATTCTCCAAGTTCTTGGACTgttaaaaaccccacacagtAAAAGCTGACAGTAAATGCTACATAACTGACACACAAGGTCCACACAAGGTAAATCCAAGCATAACTTttgcaggctgctccaggcactgggccctgcacacacaggtTTATTTGATAGGAACACACAGGCCAGGCTCGCACTCATCTTCATACAAATCTAACACCAGGTCATCACCTCAATgtcaaaaccccaaaccaaataaGGAGCCCTCACAAGTGTAATGCCTTAAGAACACATTCCCACTGAGTCCAGAGTGTTCTTGGACTGTGGGAGCTCCCAAGGATCAGGACATTGTGGATGTGcaagaaagcagaacaaaacctGCAGAATCAGACTGGTTTGGCTTAGAAAAGATCCTAAAGATTACcttgctccagccctgccatgggcagggacaccctgcactatcccaggttgccccaagtcctgtccaacctagccctgaacacttccagggatataCACGGGGTCCATCTTCACCACCCACGTTCCTTCTTAGCTGCAGAACTTTTCTTTCTACGCTTGCCACTTTCTGTCTTTTGATTATGGTTAATTATCACTCTGTTGACTGTCAGGGCTGGGCGCCATCAGGAGTGGGGGCCCTTCATAACCTACCAGGCCTTCGAGATCAAAATCTACAGCTAAAAACCCCACCATTAAAGACATCAGCAGCT
This sequence is a window from Hirundo rustica isolate bHirRus1 chromosome 27, bHirRus1.pri.v3, whole genome shotgun sequence. Protein-coding genes within it:
- the GPATCH8 gene encoding G patch domain-containing protein 8 isoform X1 — encoded protein: MADRFSRFNEDRDFQGNHFDQYEEGHLEIEQASLDKPIESDNIGHRLLQKHGWKLGQGLGKSLQGRTDPIPIVVKYDVMGMGRMEMELDYAEDATERRRVLEVEKEDTEELRQKYKDYVDKEKAIAKALEDLRANFYCELCDKQYQKHQEFDNHINSYDHAHKQEGTRDYCPTGMIADVLKANPSNLGVQITRRLKDLKQREFARNVSSRSRKDERKQEKALRRLHELAEQRRQPECAPGSGPMFRTTTVAVDEEGGDDDDSAANSGSFVQTSSGQATEMTTDRGFLNTGQGTVMPGQTPAQGAQAISFGIKSSLGTPLQKIGVSFSFAKKTPVKLETIASVFKDHVDESNSADGAKGDERGSSEAGSLQKSGEGEGANNSDGKMEDDDQHDKDSGALASTLSKLKKMRREDGPTAVEPEYYHYIPPAHCKVKPNFQFLLFMKATEQTEAENVNKKNAHEVKKGSSPKPKPSKHTEKAAESTGQQKVQSTTESAAQQGKTERKDIPENENTQESKHDPESNPPEPDTAPPPASGCRDGSEGPKHPTGPFFPVLSKDESTTLQWPSELLIFTKAEPSVSYSCNPLYFDFKLSRNKDAKGKGAEKSKDPGGLCKDSAQSTEPGEMSKAKEAESVGNSSAQKMENKSQSKQESGLGSVGKGDGEDSSKSITGKSKSGRSHKHKKKKKHKKSSRHKRKHKEEAEEKARKAELGEEKPKKRKRHRHKKGKSSLSTESDRALKPELSEDCSHFQKKKRCSQESQRKSLSAEEGSSGKKEDGGNSCQEHGSKRHKAELQQVPGARRRCPALSQAQSSRRSRQSSADYDSDEGSPGKRGHQKSPSQYSDDYDSGSEHSRSRSRSGRRHSSHRSYSTSSDASSEHSRYSHHRSYSDDSYSDYSDRSRCHSKRSQDSEDDSDYNSSNHRSKRRKYSSSEDDYSSSRSRSRSRSRSRTHPRGRSRSRSRGRSRSSSCSRSRSKRRSRSVTGRSWKRSRSYSRDRSRSTRSHSQRSLSRKGSRGHESPEERRSGRRDFIRSKIYRSQSPHYFRTGRGEGSLPKKEDGKGEDPKGSGSLSQNSSGSGTGRASEGDCSPEERNSVTAKLLLEKVQSRKVEKKPCVTDEVLSGANKVGIKLKDPPQGYFGPKLPPSLGNKPVLPLIGKLPTIRKPNSKRYEESGLERGEEQELSDAEDGSQGMEEGQLASQSLLEDVVMVIQDKPLDEQKRDEASVEMPSLPLDAPALPECFGSRDLVMPHNFLSDPSDGDGLEPMDGGNQPVPVETAMMPLVPDVEHFPGYVPQSGEPSIEGDREGGEDSSLAPLESQPITFTPEEMEKYSKLQQAAQQHIQQQLLAKQVKAFPASAALAPAAPALQPIHIQQPAAASATSITTVQHAILQHHAAAAAAAIGIHPHPHPQPLAQVHHIPQPHLTPISLSHLTHSIIPGHPATFLASHPIHIIPASAIHPGPFTFHPVPHALYPTLLAPRPAAAAAATALHLHPLLHPIFSGQDLQHPPSHGT